The following are encoded together in the Bactrocera neohumeralis isolate Rockhampton chromosome 6, APGP_CSIRO_Bneo_wtdbg2-racon-allhic-juicebox.fasta_v2, whole genome shotgun sequence genome:
- the LOC126761828 gene encoding probable serine hydrolase translates to MTEKSRPIELQIPMPWGHIAGCWYGDPLGRPLLALHGWQDNAGSFARLAPLIAAQRPILAIDLPGHGRSSHFPAGMSYHFNDFLRVVHRIVRHYKWRSVSLLGHSMGAALSFYYAALFPNTVDMIIAIDTLTTLYFPPHIQIDMMTVMTEKSLNEEDRLREPAPMPLYSYENLTDLLYRGSEQSVELEHCKCLLERSVRLAEGQSDMYYFSRDTRVKLMEMVFTPPELVLALAERLRNIHYLVIKAERSYHIEVEDLSAIFRILRANNPTFEFHVMKGEKHHVHLNSPDKVAAYVVHFLRMYGGGWHKPAEAKL, encoded by the exons ATGACAGAGAAGAGTCGA CCGATTGAATTGCAAATTCCCATGCCCTGGGGTCACATAGCCGGCTGTTGGTATGGCGATCCGCTGGGGCGGCCGCTGCTCGCTCTACACGGTTGGCAAGATAATGCGGGCAGTTTTGCACGCTTGGCGCCGCTAATTGCAGCGCAGCGACCCATTCTGGCGATCGATTTGCCCGGTCATGGACGCTCGTCGCACTTTCCCGCCGGCATGTCGTATCACTTCAACGATTTCCTACGCGTCGTGCATCGCATTGTTCGCCATTACAAGTGGCGTAGCGTATCCCTTCTGGGACATTCGATGGGCGCAGCTTTGAGCTTTTACTATGCCGCACTCTTTCCGAACACTGTCGATATGATCATAGCGATTGATACATTGACCACGCTATACTTTCCGCCGCATATACAGATCGATATGATGACCGTGATGACGGAGAAGTCACTGAACGAGGAAGATCGCTTGCGTGAGCCAGCGCCAATGCCACTTTACAGTTATGAGAATTTAACAGATTTGCTCTATCGTGGTTCAGAACAATCTGTGGAGTTGGAGCATTGCAAGTGTCTGTTGGAGCGTAGTGTTCGGCTCGCTGAAGGGCAATCGGATATGTATTATTTCTCACGTGATACCCGCGTTAAGCTCATGGAAATGGTTTTCACACCGCCGGAGCTGGTGCTGGCGTTGGCTGAACGCTTGCGTAATATTCATTATCTCGTCATTAAAGCTGAGCGCTCGTACCACATAGAGGTGGAAGATTTAAGTGCGATCTTTCGTATTCTGCGTGCAAATAATCCCACATTCGAGTTCCACGTCATGAAGGGTGAGAAGCATCATGTTCACCTGAATAGTCCCGACAAAGTGGCGGCGTATGTAGTGCATTTTCTACGTATGTATGGCGGAGGGTGGCATAAACCAGCGGAGGCTAAACTGTAG